A segment of the Vagococcus hydrophili genome:
TTGTGTGATGGCTGGTAAAATCATATGGTAGAATTTGCTACCAAAGTATGCCATTGAACCTGGCTCTAAACCACTACCCACAGAACCTGTTGTTGGAAACCAGTCTAAACGATAACCAAAAATAAATAACATTAATAACGCAAAGATGAAAATTGGAACAGCAAAACTTACAAAGTTGTACACTACAACTGTTTTATCAAATAATGAGTTTTGGTATCTACCTGAGAACAAACCTAAAGGTAAAGCAATCAAGTAAGTTAAAACAGCAGTTAATAGTGATAAAATAATTGTATTTGTTGCACGTTGCCCAATAATATCTGTTACTGGCAATTTATAAAGGAAACTTTGTCCAAAATCACCTTGAACAGCATTTGTTACCCAATCCCAGTACTGGACGTACCATGGATTGTTCAAACCAGCTGCTTCACGCATTTTATCAATGGTCGCTGGGTCCATGTTTGGATTAATTAATCCCGTAAACGGATCCCCCGGCATTGCTTTAGCTAAAATAAAAATGAATAAGCTCAAAATAATTATTTGAGGAATCATGGCTAAGACACGGCGTAATATTGTTTTCCACATACTATTTTCCTCCTCCTTCGCCTAAGTTAACAGCAGCTCGATGAGTTGGGCTGATAGTTTGTAGGTCATACACGCGACCATTTTCATCATAATAATGATTGTATAACTCGTCGTATTCTCTTTCGACTTTACGACGGTTTTCTTTGTGCTCTGCACGGTTGTCCACATCAATTTTTGGAATCGCTGATAATAAGCGTTTTGTATAAATATGTTGTGGGTCGTTATAAATATCTTCTCTTGAGCCAATTTCAACGAAACGGCCTTTGTTCATGATGGCGATGTTATCACACATGTGTTTAACAACCCCTAAATCATGAGAGATGAATAGATAACTTAAATTGTATTCTTCTTGAATACGTTTCATGAAGTTTAGTACTTGCGCTTGTACCGATAAATCTAGGGCTGATACTGGCTCATCTGCGATAATCAATTTTGGATTCGTCGCAACGGCACGGGCAAC
Coding sequences within it:
- the opp4B gene encoding oligopeptide ABC transporter permease, which gives rise to MWKTILRRVLAMIPQIIILSLFIFILAKAMPGDPFTGLINPNMDPATIDKMREAAGLNNPWYVQYWDWVTNAVQGDFGQSFLYKLPVTDIIGQRATNTIILSLLTAVLTYLIALPLGLFSGRYQNSLFDKTVVVYNFVSFAVPIFIFALLMLFIFGYRLDWFPTTGSVGSGLEPGSMAYFGSKFYHMILPAITQAILATAVTIQYLRNEVIDAQQMDFVRTARAKGVPTNKVFTRHIFRNASLPIAAQLSYEVSALISGSVVIEQTFAYPGIGKLFIDAINGRDYSVITALVLILGIVTIVGNLISDIVMSIVDPRIRIQ